A portion of the Hoplias malabaricus isolate fHopMal1 chromosome 1, fHopMal1.hap1, whole genome shotgun sequence genome contains these proteins:
- the fosl2 gene encoding fos-related antigen 2 isoform X1, producing MYQEYSGSSSSASPGQQDSYPSGSPLSAPSGYQKYRVDMPGSSSAFIPTINAITTSQDLQWMVQPTVITSMSNPYPRSHPYGLSMSSSPGLLGHTALARPGVIRSIGDARGRRKRDEQLTPEEEEKRRVRRERNKLAAAKCRNRRRELTEMLQGETEKLEEEKADLQKEIETLQKEKDKLEFMLVAHNPVCKLPPEERHQGSHPQQCAPLPLTMRSSLVQRGPLNTLNPVVVKQEPMEDDDDEDEGKSQHSVIKPICLGGGLYCSDGDSLNTPVVAASTPVSTPSNPSLIFTYPSMLEPESPSPSSESCSKAHRRSSSSGDQSSDSLNSPTLLAL from the exons ATGTACCAGGAGTACTCCGGGAGCAGCAGCAGCGCCTCCCCGGGCCAACAGGACTCTTACCCCAGCGGGAGCCCACTCTCAGCCCCCTCCGGCTACCAG AAGTACAGAGTCGACATGCCCGGTTCAAGTAGTGCCTTTATTCCCACCATTAACGCCATCACCACCAGTCAGGACCTGCAGTGGATGGTTCAGCCCACAGTCATAACCTCCATGTCCAACCCATACCCTCGCTCTCACCCATATGGCTTGTCAATGTCCAGTAGTCCAGGGCTACTTGGGCACACCGCCCTTGCTCGCCCAGGGGTCATTAGGTCCATCGGAGATGCTCGAGGACGACGCAAGAGAGACGAgcag CTGACAccagaggaagaagagaaacGGAGGGTGAGacgagagaggaacaagctgGCTGCTGCCAAGTGCCGAAATCGCAGGAGAGAGCTGACAGAGATGCTACAAGGG gaAACAGAAAAGTTAGAGGAGGAGAAAGCCGACCTTCAGAAAGAGATCGAGACGTTGCAGAAGGAGAAGGACAAGCTGGAGTTCATGCTCGTGGCGCACAACCCGGTCTGCAAACTGCCCCCAGAAGAGCGCCACCAGGGGTCACATCCGCAGCAGTGTGCACCTTTGCCCTTGACCATGCGCTCTAGCCTGGTACAAAGGGGACCTCTAAACACCCTGAACCCAGTGGTGGTGAAGCAAGAGCCTATGGAGGACGACGACGATGAAGACGAGGGCAAGAGCCAGCACTCAGTCATCAAGCCCATCTGCTTGGGGGGCGGCTTGTACTGCTCTGACGGAGACAGCCTAAACACTCCGGTGGTGGCCGCTTCCACTCCAGTGTCCACTCCGAGCAATCCCAGCCTCATCTTCACCTACCCCAGCATGCTGGAGCCCGAGAGCCCTTCACCATCCTCAGAGTCCTGCTCCAAAGCCCATCGGCGTAGCAGCAGCAGCGGAGACCAGTCCTCAGACTCGCTCAACTCCCCCACCCTCCTGGCCCTCTGA
- the fosl2 gene encoding fos-related antigen 2 isoform X2, producing MPGSSSAFIPTINAITTSQDLQWMVQPTVITSMSNPYPRSHPYGLSMSSSPGLLGHTALARPGVIRSIGDARGRRKRDEQLTPEEEEKRRVRRERNKLAAAKCRNRRRELTEMLQGETEKLEEEKADLQKEIETLQKEKDKLEFMLVAHNPVCKLPPEERHQGSHPQQCAPLPLTMRSSLVQRGPLNTLNPVVVKQEPMEDDDDEDEGKSQHSVIKPICLGGGLYCSDGDSLNTPVVAASTPVSTPSNPSLIFTYPSMLEPESPSPSSESCSKAHRRSSSSGDQSSDSLNSPTLLAL from the exons ATGCCCGGTTCAAGTAGTGCCTTTATTCCCACCATTAACGCCATCACCACCAGTCAGGACCTGCAGTGGATGGTTCAGCCCACAGTCATAACCTCCATGTCCAACCCATACCCTCGCTCTCACCCATATGGCTTGTCAATGTCCAGTAGTCCAGGGCTACTTGGGCACACCGCCCTTGCTCGCCCAGGGGTCATTAGGTCCATCGGAGATGCTCGAGGACGACGCAAGAGAGACGAgcag CTGACAccagaggaagaagagaaacGGAGGGTGAGacgagagaggaacaagctgGCTGCTGCCAAGTGCCGAAATCGCAGGAGAGAGCTGACAGAGATGCTACAAGGG gaAACAGAAAAGTTAGAGGAGGAGAAAGCCGACCTTCAGAAAGAGATCGAGACGTTGCAGAAGGAGAAGGACAAGCTGGAGTTCATGCTCGTGGCGCACAACCCGGTCTGCAAACTGCCCCCAGAAGAGCGCCACCAGGGGTCACATCCGCAGCAGTGTGCACCTTTGCCCTTGACCATGCGCTCTAGCCTGGTACAAAGGGGACCTCTAAACACCCTGAACCCAGTGGTGGTGAAGCAAGAGCCTATGGAGGACGACGACGATGAAGACGAGGGCAAGAGCCAGCACTCAGTCATCAAGCCCATCTGCTTGGGGGGCGGCTTGTACTGCTCTGACGGAGACAGCCTAAACACTCCGGTGGTGGCCGCTTCCACTCCAGTGTCCACTCCGAGCAATCCCAGCCTCATCTTCACCTACCCCAGCATGCTGGAGCCCGAGAGCCCTTCACCATCCTCAGAGTCCTGCTCCAAAGCCCATCGGCGTAGCAGCAGCAGCGGAGACCAGTCCTCAGACTCGCTCAACTCCCCCACCCTCCTGGCCCTCTGA